The sequence TTTTTTTATTTAGCAAATAAATTATGCCTTTGTAATTCTGTTAATTCTTCAAATATCCTTTTTTCTACAGCTTTTTTTGGATCTGGTAAGCTAGGTATTCTTTTTTTTATATCTTCAAAACTTTCAAATGGTTTTTCTTCTCTTGCTCTTATTATATCTTCTTTATGTTTTTTTCCAAAACCCGGAAGTAACTCTAATTGATGAATTCTCGTATTTATTGGTTGAGCTTTATTAAAAAATTCAACAAATTTTTTTTCTTTTTTTTCTACCATCTCCTTTATAAATTCTTCTAAATTTTTTTTTGCGGTTTCTGTTAATTTTTCTCTTAATAGTCTTCCTTTTATAAAATGAATTTTATCTCTTTTCCCTTCTCCTATATAAACTCTTTCTTTTAATTCTAATGTTATTCCTCTTCTTGGTATTAATTCTAATAATATTAATTCATTTTCACATATAGCCTGAGCTACAGCCATTCCCCTTCTTTCTAAAGGATAACCATATGGTAAAAAATCTAATATAATTGCATATTCTTCTTTTATCATTTTCTTTATTTGTATTTCTTGACAATGTCAAGAATTTTATTTGTTTCCTCTTCATTTAAAACAACATCTACTAATATTTTATTTAATTCTGAAACATTTTCAGGTAAGAAATCTATTATTTTTGAAATATGCTCTGATTTAATTTTTATTAAATCTAAACTTTCTAATTCTTTTCTTAAACTTATTGCATCTTCATTTTTTAATTTAATAAATTTTTTTATAAAACCCTTTAATTCCTTTCTTTTTTCC is a genomic window of Candidatus Pacearchaeota archaeon containing:
- a CDS encoding DUF655 domain-containing protein; the encoded protein is MIKEEYAIILDFLPYGYPLERRGMAVAQAICENELILLELIPRRGITLELKERVYIGEGKRDKIHFIKGRLLREKLTETAKKNLEEFIKEMVEKKEKKFVEFFNKAQPINTRIHQLELLPGFGKKHKEDIIRAREEKPFESFEDIKKRIPSLPDPKKAVEKRIFEELTELQRHNLFAK